From a single Pseudomonas triticicola genomic region:
- a CDS encoding 2Fe-2S iron-sulfur cluster-binding protein, with protein MDTASKPQPSPWHEGELTLQRAVGAVEMMVGVGQRQLARDWMPDQHREFYAQLPFVVLGAVDSQGDPWATLRTGQPGFMDSPSPQVLKIKLDAQPNDPANQGLQPGDAIGMLGIELHTRRRNRMNGNISRRDDNILEIGVTQAYGNCPRYINLRHYAFVDETTDNALDLSVSEPLVRDMITAADSFYVATYVVRDGERQVDVSHRGGKSGFVHMDEDGTLTIPDFSGNLFFNTLGNILLNPRAGLTFIDFESGDLLQMTGSADVLLDDPQIAAFQGAERLWRFKPQRIVYRQAALPLRWAEQPEGDSPNSQMTGSWEQTRERLQAEALRNQWRALHVTRVVDESPQIRSFYLQANDGFGLPRFEPGQHLPIKVLLDGQDAASIRTYSVSSAPSDEFLRISVKRDGSVSSHLHDRVQALDLIEARAPQGDFTVDATERRPLVLLAAGVGVTPLLSMLREVVYQGKRISRMRPTWVVQSSRTVEDLAFREEIDALAARAGDKVKVLRVVSQPPLEATAQGYDHAGRIDIALLKSLLPLDDYDFYLCGPGSFTQALYDGLRKMRIPDDRIHAETFGPSTLIRDVEISTPAPPQVPVAEEPVKVLFATSGKEARWEPGSGTLLELAEARGLNPEFSCRGGSCGTCKTRLTSGQVHYLTPPAMRLADDEVLICCAAPAQGSETLVLDV; from the coding sequence ATGGACACAGCGTCGAAACCGCAGCCCTCGCCCTGGCATGAAGGTGAGCTGACCCTGCAACGTGCCGTCGGCGCGGTGGAGATGATGGTCGGTGTCGGCCAGCGGCAACTGGCCCGCGACTGGATGCCGGACCAGCACCGCGAGTTCTATGCGCAACTGCCCTTCGTCGTGCTCGGCGCCGTCGACAGCCAGGGCGATCCGTGGGCGACACTTCGCACCGGTCAACCGGGCTTCATGGATTCGCCGTCGCCGCAGGTGCTGAAGATCAAACTCGATGCGCAGCCCAATGACCCGGCCAATCAAGGCCTGCAACCCGGCGATGCGATCGGCATGCTCGGCATCGAGCTGCACACCCGTCGGCGCAATCGCATGAACGGCAATATCAGCCGCCGCGATGACAACATTCTTGAGATCGGCGTCACCCAGGCTTACGGCAACTGCCCGCGCTACATCAATCTGCGCCACTACGCGTTCGTCGATGAGACCACCGACAACGCGCTCGACTTGTCGGTCAGCGAACCCTTGGTGCGCGACATGATCACCGCCGCTGACTCGTTCTACGTGGCCACTTACGTGGTGCGCGACGGTGAGCGCCAAGTCGATGTGTCCCATCGCGGCGGCAAATCCGGTTTCGTCCATATGGACGAAGACGGCACCCTGACCATCCCGGATTTCTCCGGCAATCTGTTCTTCAACACCTTGGGCAACATCCTGCTCAACCCGCGCGCCGGGCTGACCTTTATCGATTTCGAAAGCGGCGATCTGTTGCAGATGACCGGCAGCGCAGACGTGCTGCTCGACGATCCGCAAATCGCCGCGTTCCAGGGCGCCGAGCGCCTGTGGCGCTTCAAGCCGCAGCGCATCGTTTACCGTCAGGCCGCGCTGCCACTGCGCTGGGCCGAGCAGCCGGAAGGCGATTCGCCCAACTCGCAAATGACCGGCAGCTGGGAACAGACCCGCGAGCGTTTGCAGGCCGAGGCGCTGCGCAATCAATGGCGCGCGCTGCACGTCACGCGGGTGGTCGATGAGAGTCCGCAGATCCGCTCCTTTTACCTGCAAGCCAACGATGGCTTTGGCCTGCCGCGCTTCGAACCGGGCCAGCACTTGCCGATCAAGGTCTTGCTCGACGGTCAGGATGCCGCGTCGATCCGCACCTACAGCGTGTCCAGCGCGCCGTCGGACGAGTTCCTGCGCATCAGCGTCAAACGCGATGGCTCGGTGTCTTCGCATCTGCATGATCGGGTCCAGGCATTGGACTTGATCGAAGCCCGCGCCCCGCAAGGCGACTTCACCGTCGACGCCACCGAACGCCGGCCACTGGTGCTGTTGGCCGCTGGCGTTGGGGTGACGCCGTTGCTGTCGATGCTGCGCGAGGTGGTCTATCAGGGCAAACGCATCAGCCGCATGCGCCCGACCTGGGTGGTGCAAAGCAGTCGCACCGTCGAGGATCTGGCCTTTCGCGAAGAAATCGATGCCTTGGCTGCGCGCGCCGGTGACAAGGTCAAGGTGCTGCGCGTGGTCAGCCAGCCGCCGCTGGAAGCAACAGCGCAAGGTTACGATCATGCCGGGCGCATCGACATTGCCTTGCTGAAGAGCCTGCTGCCGCTGGATGACTACGATTTCTACCTGTGCGGCCCGGGCAGTTTTACCCAGGCGCTGTACGACGGCCTGCGCAAAATGCGTATTCCCGACGATCGCATCCACGCCGAAACCTTCGGCCCGTCGACGCTGATCCGCGATGTCGAAATCAGCACCCCGGCGCCGCCGCAAGTGCCGGTCGCGGAAGAGCCGGTCAAGGTATTGTTCGCCACGTCCGGCAAGGAAGCACGTTGGGAACCGGGCAGCGGCACCTTGCTGGAACTGGCCGAGGCACGAGGCTTGAATCCGGAGTTCAGCTGTCGCGGCGGTTCCTGCGGCACCTGCAAAACCCGCCTTACCAGCGGCCAGGTGCACTACCTCACCCCGCCGGCCATGCGCCTGGCGGACGACGAAGTGCTGATCTGCTGCGCCGCCCCGGCGCAGGGCAGCGAAACCCTGGTGCTGGACGTTTGA
- a CDS encoding glutathione S-transferase family protein, whose amino-acid sequence MSQSAVKLYRHPLSGHSHRVELMLSLLDVPTELVFVDLMKGAHKTPEFLALNRFGQVPVIDDNGTVLADSNGILVYLASKYGNGQWLPSDPVEQAKVQRWLSVAAGQISSGPATARLITVFGAGYDAADAIKRSHALLQVMEDELANSAFLAGDKATVADVAAYTYVAHAPEGNVSLDEYPNVRAWLARVEALPKFVGMQRTAVGLQTA is encoded by the coding sequence ATGTCCCAGTCAGCCGTCAAACTGTACCGCCATCCGTTGTCCGGCCACTCGCACCGCGTCGAGTTGATGTTGTCCCTGCTGGATGTGCCGACCGAACTGGTGTTCGTCGACCTGATGAAGGGCGCACACAAAACCCCTGAATTCCTCGCCCTCAACCGTTTCGGCCAAGTGCCGGTGATTGATGACAACGGTACGGTGCTCGCTGATTCCAACGGCATTCTGGTTTATCTGGCGAGCAAATACGGCAACGGCCAGTGGCTGCCGAGTGATCCGGTCGAGCAAGCCAAGGTGCAACGCTGGTTATCGGTGGCCGCCGGGCAGATCAGCTCCGGCCCGGCCACAGCGCGCTTGATCACGGTGTTCGGCGCCGGTTACGACGCGGCTGATGCGATCAAGCGTTCCCACGCTTTATTGCAAGTGATGGAAGACGAGTTGGCCAACAGCGCATTCCTTGCCGGCGACAAGGCAACCGTTGCCGATGTGGCCGCCTACACTTACGTCGCCCACGCGCCGGAAGGCAATGTCTCGCTGGATGAATATCCGAATGTGCGGGCGTGGCTAGCGCGGGTCGAGGCGCTGCCGAAATTCGTCGGCATGCAGCGCACAGCGGTGGGCCTGCAAACAGCTTGA
- a CDS encoding LysR family transcriptional regulator: MDRFQEMRMFLAVAEEGGFAAAARRLNTSPPSVTRAIAALEQRIGTRLLSRTTRSLHLTEAGHRYLDDCRRILCDVDEAEEAAAGSYRVPCGHLSVTASVLFGELFIAPMLAQYVDAFPSVHLKALLVDRVVNMAEEGIDVAVRIGHLHENNQHAIKVGEVRQVICGTPDYFARYGRPQHPNELSRANIVMSSASHLLSDWQFAHADGPLSFRFEPRLVVTANQAAINIASSGWGITRVLSYQVASQVAAGELELVLQAFEPPALPVQLVYLKHPRVPAKVRTFVDFLSERLQHHPALKAVNRVHG; this comes from the coding sequence ATGGATCGTTTTCAGGAAATGCGCATGTTCCTGGCCGTGGCCGAGGAGGGTGGCTTTGCGGCGGCGGCCCGGCGTTTGAACACCTCGCCCCCCAGCGTCACCCGCGCCATTGCCGCGCTGGAGCAACGCATCGGCACGCGTCTGTTGTCGCGCACCACGCGCAGCCTGCACCTGACCGAAGCCGGGCACCGTTATCTGGACGATTGCCGAAGAATTCTGTGCGACGTCGACGAAGCCGAAGAGGCCGCTGCCGGCAGTTATCGGGTGCCTTGCGGGCACTTGAGCGTGACCGCGTCGGTGTTGTTTGGCGAGCTGTTCATCGCGCCGATGCTGGCGCAATACGTCGACGCGTTTCCTTCAGTGCATCTGAAGGCGTTGCTGGTCGATCGTGTGGTGAACATGGCGGAAGAGGGTATCGATGTCGCCGTGCGCATCGGCCATCTGCACGAGAACAATCAGCATGCGATCAAGGTCGGCGAGGTCCGTCAGGTGATTTGCGGCACCCCCGATTACTTCGCCCGCTATGGCCGACCGCAACATCCGAACGAGTTGAGCCGCGCCAATATCGTCATGTCGTCCGCCAGTCATTTGCTCAGCGATTGGCAATTCGCCCATGCGGATGGCCCGTTGAGTTTTCGCTTCGAACCGCGTCTGGTGGTCACCGCGAATCAGGCGGCGATCAACATCGCCAGCTCCGGTTGGGGCATTACCCGGGTGCTGTCCTATCAAGTGGCCAGCCAGGTTGCGGCCGGTGAACTGGAATTGGTGTTGCAGGCCTTTGAGCCGCCGGCGTTACCGGTGCAACTGGTCTATCTGAAACATCCGCGCGTACCGGCGAAGGTGCGCACGTTCGTGGACTTTCTCAGCGAGCGGCTGCAACACCACCCAGCGCTGAAAGCCGTGAACAGGGTTCACGGCTAA
- a CDS encoding alpha/beta fold hydrolase → MNKVFATLALTAAMFGATAAFAAPVKPTVVLVHGAFADSSSWNGVVKILEKDGYPVIAAANPLRSVKGDAQSVADVLASVKTPVVLVGHSYGGPVISEAAYGNANVKALVYVAAFAPEKGETAAELSGRFPGSTLGPTLSAPVELADGGKDLYIQQDKFHEQFAADVSPADAKLMAATQRPVTVAALNEAATEPAWKTVPSYFVYGDQDKNIPAQALAFMAERAHSKQTVVVKGASHVVMVSNPKAVASLIETAAAAK, encoded by the coding sequence ATGAACAAAGTCTTCGCTACCCTCGCCCTTACCGCCGCCATGTTTGGCGCCACCGCAGCGTTCGCCGCGCCGGTCAAACCTACCGTGGTGCTGGTGCACGGTGCCTTTGCCGATTCGAGCAGCTGGAACGGCGTGGTCAAGATTCTCGAGAAGGATGGCTATCCGGTGATCGCTGCGGCCAACCCGCTGCGCTCGGTCAAGGGTGATGCGCAATCGGTGGCGGATGTGCTGGCCAGCGTGAAAACCCCGGTGGTGCTGGTCGGCCACTCTTACGGTGGCCCGGTGATCAGCGAAGCCGCTTACGGCAATGCCAATGTCAAAGCGCTGGTGTACGTCGCCGCGTTCGCCCCGGAAAAGGGTGAAACCGCAGCCGAATTGTCCGGCCGCTTCCCTGGCAGCACCCTTGGCCCGACCCTGTCGGCCCCGGTTGAACTGGCCGATGGTGGCAAGGATTTGTACATCCAGCAGGACAAATTCCATGAGCAGTTCGCAGCCGATGTTTCCCCTGCTGATGCGAAGTTGATGGCCGCGACCCAGCGCCCGGTGACCGTCGCCGCGCTCAACGAAGCCGCCACCGAGCCTGCATGGAAAACCGTTCCGTCGTACTTCGTCTACGGTGACCAGGACAAGAACATCCCGGCGCAAGCCCTGGCGTTTATGGCCGAGCGCGCGCACTCCAAGCAGACCGTCGTGGTCAAAGGCGCGTCGCACGTGGTGATGGTGTCCAACCCGAAAGCCGTTGCCAGCCTGATCGAAACCGCTGCGGCCGCGAAGTGA
- a CDS encoding AraC family transcriptional regulator, which yields MNSLDKLISLANVRGSLDLRCQFQGDWARDHQQEALGKAPYHIVLKGECRVELASGQRLAMRAGDILLLPRGTPHVLHSAGKNVAPMSPTLVPGGVLPIYRLGGASADLDMLCGGFHYNRASMLFAALPDYLLIANDGLPIDAPLTALIALLRSEADSEQPGARFLLDSLSQALFTLILRAHLARAEQDKSTLALLGDQRLGRTCQAILADPAHEWTIEAMADTANMSRATFMRTFARVAGVSPWVLLTQLRMELAFSLLSHSHLGLNDIAVQVGYQSQAAFSKKFKEIYGEAPGKVRRAI from the coding sequence ATGAACTCGCTCGATAAGCTCATCAGCCTGGCCAACGTGCGCGGCAGCCTCGATCTGCGTTGCCAGTTTCAAGGCGACTGGGCGCGCGATCATCAACAGGAAGCCTTGGGCAAGGCGCCCTATCACATCGTGCTTAAAGGTGAATGCCGGGTGGAACTGGCCAGCGGGCAACGCCTGGCGATGCGCGCTGGCGATATTCTGCTGTTGCCACGGGGTACGCCGCATGTGCTGCACAGTGCCGGCAAAAATGTAGCGCCGATGTCGCCAACGCTGGTTCCCGGCGGGGTGTTGCCGATCTATCGGCTGGGTGGCGCGAGCGCCGATCTGGACATGCTCTGCGGTGGTTTTCATTACAATCGCGCGTCGATGCTGTTCGCCGCCCTCCCCGATTACCTGTTGATTGCCAACGATGGCTTGCCGATTGATGCGCCACTGACCGCCCTGATTGCGCTGTTGCGCAGCGAAGCCGACAGCGAACAGCCGGGCGCGCGCTTTCTCCTCGATTCACTGTCCCAAGCCTTGTTCACCTTGATTCTGCGTGCGCATCTGGCCCGTGCGGAGCAGGACAAGAGCACCCTGGCGCTGCTCGGCGACCAGCGCCTCGGCCGGACCTGTCAGGCGATACTGGCCGACCCGGCGCACGAATGGACCATCGAAGCCATGGCCGACACCGCGAACATGTCCCGCGCGACTTTCATGCGCACCTTCGCCCGGGTCGCTGGCGTATCGCCGTGGGTGCTGCTGACCCAGTTGCGCATGGAGCTGGCGTTCAGTCTGCTGAGCCATTCGCATCTGGGCCTGAACGACATTGCCGTACAGGTCGGCTATCAGTCGCAGGCTGCCTTCAGCAAGAAATTCAAGGAAATCTACGGCGAGGCCCCGGGCAAAGTCCGCCGCGCGATCTGA
- the rclC gene encoding reactive chlorine resistance membrane protein RclC, which yields MFTSINAGLQQLGKLDRLGIPLMRVAIAIVFLWIGALKFVPYEADSITPFVANSPVMSFFYEHPQDYKAHLTHEGELNADKRTWQTANNTYGFSTGLGVVEILIGLLVLSNPLSRRTGLLGGALAFATPLVTLSFLVTTPEAWVAALGDGQHGFPYLSGAGRLVLKDVLMLAGALPVMADSARQLLTERQA from the coding sequence ATGTTCACCTCAATCAACGCCGGACTACAACAGCTCGGCAAACTCGATCGCCTCGGTATCCCGCTGATGCGCGTGGCCATCGCCATCGTATTCCTGTGGATCGGCGCGCTGAAATTCGTCCCGTACGAAGCCGACAGCATCACGCCCTTCGTCGCCAACAGCCCGGTGATGTCGTTCTTCTACGAACACCCGCAGGACTACAAGGCGCACCTGACCCATGAGGGCGAGCTGAACGCCGACAAGCGCACCTGGCAGACCGCGAACAACACCTACGGCTTTTCCACCGGGCTTGGCGTGGTGGAAATCCTCATCGGTCTGCTGGTCCTGTCCAACCCGCTTTCCCGCCGCACCGGCCTGCTCGGTGGCGCGCTGGCGTTCGCTACGCCGCTGGTGACCCTGAGTTTTCTGGTCACCACGCCTGAAGCCTGGGTCGCTGCGCTGGGCGATGGTCAGCATGGCTTTCCCTATCTGTCCGGTGCCGGACGCCTGGTGCTCAAAGACGTCCTGATGCTCGCCGGAGCGCTGCCGGTCATGGCCGATTCCGCGCGCCAATTGCTGACCGAACGTCAGGCCTGA
- a CDS encoding DUF2790 domain-containing protein: MKTFIALTLTIFAGNVFAATEPAQTGVPLDIAKTISITDTSAACGIVPVEVVYEDSHGQRHVATYSVLGDGCGGD, translated from the coding sequence ATGAAAACGTTTATTGCTTTGACCCTGACCATCTTCGCCGGCAACGTGTTCGCCGCCACCGAACCTGCACAAACCGGCGTGCCACTGGATATCGCCAAAACCATCAGCATCACCGACACCAGCGCCGCCTGCGGAATTGTTCCGGTGGAGGTCGTCTATGAAGACAGTCACGGTCAGCGGCATGTCGCCACTTACAGCGTTTTAGGCGATGGCTGCGGTGGCGATTAG
- a CDS encoding MFS transporter has protein sequence MISHLDRRNNRSLDSLNFFLADVRDGLGPYLAIYLLAVHHWDPASIGVVMTLAGIAALVTQTPAGALVDSSQAKRALVIIAALLVTVSCLLLPFISSFSLVALTQALSAAAASIFAPAISAITLGITGPRAFTRRTGRNETFNHAGNACAALLAGLFAYLFGPVAVFYLMAVMALASVIAVLFVSAEAIDHDVARGLQPGDQSHQPSGFKVLLSNRPLLMFALCCALFHLANAAMLPLVSQKLAQANLHMATPLTSACIVAAQLVMVPMALLAGAKADVWGRKPLLLAGFLILPLRGLLYTFSDDSYWLVAVQLLDGVGAGLFGALFPVMVKDLTLGSGHFNVSLGALTTAFGLGAALSNGLAGFVVEAAGYSAAFLTLATIAAAAFLLLLIAVPETLQRTEQFESAAVMGQT, from the coding sequence GTGATCAGCCATCTCGATCGCCGCAACAACCGCTCGCTGGACAGTCTGAATTTCTTTCTCGCCGATGTCCGCGACGGCCTCGGGCCGTACCTCGCCATCTACTTGCTCGCCGTGCACCACTGGGACCCGGCCAGCATCGGTGTGGTCATGACTCTCGCCGGTATCGCCGCGCTGGTCACGCAGACGCCCGCTGGTGCGCTGGTTGACAGCAGCCAGGCGAAACGTGCGCTGGTCATCATCGCCGCGCTGTTGGTGACGGTGAGTTGTCTGCTGCTGCCGTTCATTTCGTCATTCAGTCTGGTGGCGTTGACTCAAGCCTTGAGTGCGGCGGCAGCGTCAATTTTCGCCCCGGCCATTTCCGCGATCACCCTGGGCATCACCGGCCCGCGAGCATTCACCCGGCGTACCGGTCGCAACGAGACGTTCAACCATGCCGGCAACGCGTGCGCGGCGTTGTTGGCCGGTTTGTTTGCGTATCTGTTCGGTCCGGTGGCGGTGTTTTATCTGATGGCGGTCATGGCGCTGGCCAGCGTGATTGCCGTTCTGTTCGTCTCGGCCGAGGCGATTGATCATGACGTCGCGCGCGGCTTGCAGCCTGGCGATCAAAGCCATCAGCCGTCCGGGTTCAAGGTACTGCTGAGCAATCGCCCGTTGCTGATGTTTGCCCTGTGCTGCGCGCTATTTCACTTGGCCAACGCGGCGATGCTGCCGCTGGTGAGCCAGAAACTCGCCCAAGCCAACTTGCACATGGCCACGCCGCTGACGTCGGCGTGCATCGTCGCAGCCCAACTGGTGATGGTGCCGATGGCGCTGCTGGCCGGTGCGAAAGCCGATGTCTGGGGGCGCAAACCGTTATTGCTGGCGGGTTTTCTGATCCTGCCGCTGCGTGGCTTGCTCTACACCTTCTCGGATGATTCGTACTGGCTGGTCGCCGTGCAGTTGCTCGACGGCGTCGGCGCTGGGCTGTTCGGCGCGCTGTTCCCGGTGATGGTCAAGGATCTGACCCTCGGCTCCGGGCATTTCAATGTCAGCCTCGGCGCGCTGACCACAGCGTTTGGCCTGGGCGCGGCGCTGAGCAATGGACTGGCCGGATTCGTCGTCGAGGCCGCCGGTTACAGCGCGGCATTCCTGACTCTCGCCACCATCGCAGCGGCTGCATTCCTGCTGCTGTTGATCGCTGTTCCGGAAACGCTGCAGCGGACTGAGCAATTCGAGTCCGCTGCAGTTATGGGCCAAACCTGA
- a CDS encoding lactonase family protein, translating to MMKGTLLIAALASTLSVTANAATYAYISSPGDGLISQYRFDQNNGALTLVEQIQAGDQVNPMALTPDGKVLFAALRVKPFQVLGYQIDSKSGHLTKFTQAPLAESMAYLSTDRKGRYLLAASYGADTLSVQKIGEDDQPSANILRYPTGLHAHSIRTEPSNRFAYAGNLGTDKVLQYRLDAKTGELSPIGSGSVSVPDKTGPRHLAFSPNGKFLYVVGEMSGTVTAFSIDDASGALTRIAEANGIPERLQLAHGEVRDARNNDLKDDPTPRIWAADLRMSPDGKLLLMSERTSSSVSAFTVDPATGGLKFLDNYSVQEQQPRNIAFSPDGRWLLVTGEKSAKVGTYAVSKDGALKRVGEAASGKGALWIEVLQTPDA from the coding sequence ATGATGAAAGGAACCCTCTTGATCGCTGCGCTCGCTTCCACGTTGAGCGTGACGGCTAACGCCGCTACCTACGCCTACATCTCAAGCCCCGGCGACGGTCTGATCTCGCAATATCGCTTTGATCAGAACAACGGCGCACTCACCCTCGTTGAGCAGATCCAGGCCGGCGACCAGGTCAATCCCATGGCCCTCACCCCGGACGGCAAAGTGCTGTTTGCAGCGTTGCGGGTCAAGCCTTTCCAGGTTTTGGGCTATCAGATCGACTCCAAAAGCGGGCACCTGACAAAGTTTACCCAGGCGCCTCTGGCAGAGAGCATGGCTTACCTGTCGACCGATCGAAAAGGTCGCTACCTGCTCGCTGCGTCCTACGGCGCCGATACCCTCAGCGTTCAGAAGATCGGCGAGGATGATCAACCTTCCGCCAACATCCTGCGTTATCCGACCGGCCTGCATGCCCATTCGATTCGTACCGAGCCGAGCAATCGCTTTGCCTACGCCGGCAACCTGGGCACCGACAAGGTGCTGCAATATCGCCTGGACGCCAAGACTGGCGAGCTCAGCCCGATCGGCAGCGGCTCGGTCAGTGTTCCGGATAAAACCGGCCCCCGGCACCTGGCGTTCTCGCCGAACGGCAAATTCCTTTACGTCGTCGGCGAAATGAGCGGCACCGTGACTGCGTTTTCAATTGACGACGCCAGCGGCGCGTTGACCCGCATCGCTGAAGCCAATGGCATTCCCGAACGTTTGCAACTGGCTCACGGCGAAGTTCGGGATGCGCGCAACAACGACTTGAAAGACGATCCGACCCCGCGCATCTGGGCCGCTGACCTGCGCATGTCGCCGGATGGAAAACTGCTGCTGATGAGTGAGCGCACCAGCAGCAGCGTTTCGGCATTTACCGTGGATCCGGCAACCGGAGGACTGAAGTTCCTCGATAACTACTCAGTGCAGGAACAACAACCACGCAATATCGCCTTCTCCCCCGATGGCCGCTGGCTGCTGGTGACGGGCGAGAAAAGCGCCAAGGTCGGTACGTACGCGGTGAGCAAGGATGGCGCGCTGAAGCGTGTCGGTGAAGCGGCCTCCGGCAAAGGCGCGTTATGGATCGAAGTACTGCAAACGCCTGATGCATGA
- a CDS encoding Nramp family divalent metal transporter: protein MAPLDHQAAAKSQNLFLRTLKLLGPGIIAVLSWLGAGDLITSSVAGANYGYAMMWVLAVSLLLRYLIVNIIARFQLCNNQGMTILQGYAQLNPVFAWFMLVYALLMGHLMNAYMIKGAGESLAMLFKIDQPLLCSVAVVLAVWMLVGRNIYTMIEGVMKLLLAIMTLAFIALAVMSGPDVSGIIKGTIGFSIPPDEGVHGALLVAVSVIGAVAGSIANFVHPYVMRQKGWTGPQHKRIQRNDLLFAVFVGIIINLAIWIVGAEILRPNGIEVKTLGDLGKALEIFFGPIGWYVFFIGVFATLFASISGKTTAFPMLITDAFQHVRPERREKYGKEFHHDPMHKWFMLFILVTPLIWSMPGMPDFVTLTIGVSALNIIGLPVISLGLLIMSNQKSLLDKKYRNNLFENIALLFATGLALWVAFQLGVDLFA from the coding sequence ATGGCTCCACTCGATCATCAGGCCGCCGCAAAATCGCAAAACCTTTTCCTGCGTACGCTGAAACTGCTCGGCCCCGGCATTATCGCCGTGCTGTCGTGGCTCGGTGCGGGCGATCTCATCACGTCTTCAGTGGCCGGTGCGAATTACGGCTACGCGATGATGTGGGTGCTGGCGGTCTCTTTGCTGTTGAGATACCTGATCGTCAACATCATTGCCCGTTTCCAGCTGTGCAATAACCAGGGCATGACCATTCTGCAGGGCTACGCCCAGCTCAACCCGGTGTTTGCCTGGTTCATGCTGGTTTATGCCTTGTTGATGGGGCACTTGATGAACGCCTACATGATCAAGGGGGCAGGGGAGTCGCTGGCGATGCTGTTCAAGATCGATCAGCCATTGCTTTGCTCGGTGGCGGTGGTGCTGGCGGTGTGGATGCTGGTCGGGCGCAACATCTACACGATGATCGAAGGCGTGATGAAGCTGCTGCTGGCGATCATGACCCTGGCGTTCATCGCCCTGGCGGTGATGTCCGGCCCGGATGTCAGCGGCATCATCAAAGGCACCATCGGCTTCAGCATTCCGCCGGACGAAGGCGTGCATGGCGCCTTGCTGGTGGCGGTCTCGGTGATCGGCGCGGTCGCCGGCTCGATCGCCAACTTCGTGCACCCGTATGTCATGCGCCAGAAAGGCTGGACCGGGCCGCAGCACAAGCGCATTCAACGTAACGATCTGCTGTTTGCGGTGTTCGTCGGGATCATCATCAACCTGGCGATCTGGATTGTTGGCGCGGAAATCCTGCGGCCCAACGGTATCGAGGTGAAAACCTTGGGCGATCTGGGCAAGGCGCTGGAAATCTTCTTCGGCCCGATCGGCTGGTACGTGTTCTTCATCGGTGTGTTCGCGACGCTGTTCGCCAGTATTTCAGGCAAGACCACGGCGTTTCCGATGCTGATCACCGATGCCTTCCAGCATGTTCGTCCTGAGCGTCGCGAGAAGTACGGTAAAGAGTTCCATCACGACCCGATGCACAAGTGGTTCATGCTGTTCATCCTGGTCACGCCGCTGATCTGGTCGATGCCGGGCATGCCGGATTTCGTCACCCTGACCATTGGTGTCAGCGCATTGAACATCATTGGTTTGCCGGTGATTTCCCTGGGCTTGCTGATCATGTCCAACCAGAAATCGCTGCTGGACAAGAAGTACCGCAACAACCTGTTTGAAAACATCGCGCTGCTTTTCGCTACCGGGCTGGCGCTCTGGGTAGCGTTTCAGTTGGGCGTTGATCTGTTCGCTTGA
- a CDS encoding DUF1206 domain-containing protein — translation MSTQHTLVLLARGGYAARGVLYLIIGIFALLAAHDSTKPKDSHKSLEALLSQPFGYVLIGVVVAGLLAFAAWRALQAIRDVDHHGSEFKGLVIRTGLLAGGLVNAALAFFALGLLVSGLRSSGGSGDGKTKDLLAQLLSFEHSNLLIYLIALIPLGVGIAHIIKGWKATFEKYLEADDEVMRYVRPVSRFGLIARGVVFIEIAVLMAVSGSVYQATNPPGMKEALDALQNLPAGGVLLMLMALGLIAFSVYSFSEAAWRRIEMDVPL, via the coding sequence ATGTCCACTCAACACACGCTTGTCCTGCTTGCCCGAGGCGGATACGCCGCGCGCGGCGTTCTGTATCTGATAATCGGCATCTTCGCGCTGTTGGCAGCGCACGACTCCACCAAACCGAAAGACAGCCACAAGAGCCTTGAAGCATTGCTCAGCCAGCCCTTCGGCTACGTGCTGATCGGTGTTGTGGTCGCCGGCCTGCTGGCCTTCGCCGCCTGGCGTGCGCTGCAAGCGATCCGCGATGTCGACCACCACGGCAGCGAGTTCAAAGGCCTGGTCATTCGCACAGGTCTGCTCGCCGGCGGTCTGGTCAACGCGGCGCTGGCCTTCTTCGCCTTGGGCCTGTTGGTGAGTGGCCTCAGGAGTTCAGGTGGTTCCGGCGATGGCAAGACCAAGGATCTGCTCGCGCAGCTGTTGTCATTCGAGCATTCGAACCTGTTGATCTACCTGATCGCGCTGATCCCGCTGGGTGTCGGTATCGCCCACATCATCAAAGGCTGGAAGGCCACGTTCGAGAAATACCTCGAAGCGGATGACGAAGTGATGCGCTACGTGCGCCCGGTGTCGCGCTTTGGCTTGATCGCCCGAGGCGTGGTGTTTATCGAGATTGCAGTGTTGATGGCGGTCAGCGGCTCGGTTTACCAAGCGACCAATCCACCCGGCATGAAGGAAGCGCTGGATGCTTTGCAGAATCTGCCGGCAGGCGGCGTGCTGTTGATGCTGATGGCGTTGGGGCTGATCGCATTTTCGGTGTACAGCTTTTCCGAAGCGGCCTGGCGCCGGATCGAAATGGATGTGCCGTTGTAA